The Flavobacterium sp. HJ-32-4 genome contains a region encoding:
- a CDS encoding nucleotidyltransferase family protein: protein MKLIREHLDAIKTLCQSHRVSRLYAFGSVLTDDFSEHSDVDLIVDFEEMQVLDYSDNYFDLKFSLEKILERPIDLVEDKAIKNPYFRNAVDRTKRLIYG from the coding sequence ATGAAACTTATCCGCGAACATCTTGATGCTATAAAAACGTTGTGCCAATCCCACAGGGTAAGTCGTTTGTATGCGTTTGGATCCGTATTGACAGATGATTTTTCTGAGCATAGTGATGTAGACCTTATTGTGGATTTTGAGGAAATGCAGGTGTTGGACTATTCTGACAACTACTTCGATTTAAAATTTTCGCTGGAAAAAATCCTCGAAAGACCTATAGATTTGGTAGAGGATAAAGCGATCAAGAATCCGTATTTTAGGAACGCGGTAGACC